The Gemmatimonadaceae bacterium genome includes the window ACGGGGTTGCCGGTGTCCCAGATCAAATAGTCTTTGCCGTGCCCGATCAGGTAGCAACTGAACGTCAGCTGCACCATGAGACCGTTGTAGGCATAGGTGTCGGAGAACCGCTGGCCGACGTCGGTCGGCGCGGCGTTGGTCCCGCACTGAAGGCGCGTCAGCGTGACGGGCGCGGTCTGCGCGCGAGCCGTCATCGAGGCAAGTGCGGCCGCGCAGGCAACGAACGAGATGGTTTTTCGGCTCATCGGCAGAGAAAAGGGTGGCGATAAGCTGCAGACTTTTTTCGCCCGCTGCCAGCCGGTCGCCCGCACATCGACACCTACGACGCGTTCGACCGTCCACCGTCCACCTGTCCAGCTGTCGACCCGTCCACCATCTTTTGCCCGATGTCACCCACCCGTCGGGAGGCCCTCGTCGAACTGAGCGCGCTGCTCGCCATCCCGCTCGTTCGATGGCCCGAGCGCCTCGCCGATCCTCTCGCCGGCACAATCGTCGAGTACCAGGCGGGCCGCGCGCGGCGCGATTGGAGCGCGGCCGAGGTGACGAAGCAGGCGCTCGACCGGGCAAACGCTCTGAACGGCTGGCTGCGGGCGATCGATGAGCTGTCGCCGACGGCGTTGGACGACGCACGCGCTTCGGACGCGCGTGCCCGGAGCGGCTCCCTTCGCGGCCCGCTCGACGGCGTTCCTGTCTTCGCGAAGGCGATCTACGACATGAACGGCCTGCCCACGACCGGGTCCAGCGCCGCGTGGGCGCGGCTGTTTCCGGGCGCTGTCACGAGCGATGCGATCGAAGTGGCGCGAATGCGAGCCGCGGGCGCGATCGTCCTCGGGAAGACCGCCGCCGATGATTTCGCGTATCACGGCAACGGCACGAGCTCGCTCACGGGACAGGTGCGCAATCCGTACGATCCCGCGGGCGTGAAGACTCCGGGCGGTTCGAGCGCGGGGTCGGCAGTTTCGGTCGCATGCGGCATCGCGTTCGCGGCGCTCGGCACCGACGACGGCGGGTCGAATCGGATTCCGGCGCAATTCTGCGGGATCGTCGGCATGAAGCCAACGTTCGGGCTCGTGCCGCGGACGGGCGTCATACCGACATGGCCGTACCTCGACACGCACGGCCCGCTCGCGCGGCACGTCGCCGACGCCGCGTTGCTGCTCGACGCGATCGCCGGGCCCGACGCGTCCGACGGATTGGCCCTCACCGCGCCGTGGACGCGCGGCGCGCTCGCTGCACTAGACGACGACGCGCTGTCCGGTGCTCGACTCGGCCTCGTCGACGCGCACGTGCCGCGCGCGCAGATGAGCGCCGAATCGTTGGCTGTGTTCGACCGGGCGGTCGCGGATCTGCGAGCGGCGGGCGCGGTAGTCGAGTCGTGCGCGCCGACCGTAACGCGCGCCAACGTCCGCGATCTCTTCGCGCGGCTGGCGAAGGATCGAAGCGACGTGACGCCGAACGCAGACTCACCGGCGGCGACAGCGAACGCGCTGTACAGATATTTCCAGACGCACGGCGGCGACGCGCGAGCGGACGTCGAGCGCGGCCTCGCGCCCTACCGCGCCTTTTACGATGTCCTGCCGAAAGAATGGGCGGACATGGCTCGGCTCATCGATCAGCCGTATGAGCGCGATCCGGCCGGCGTGTCATTCGCGCGATCGCGGGAGGCAGCCGTCGCGCAACTGGCGGCGACGTTCCGCGAGCAGCGGATCGACGCGATGGTCTATCCGACGATGCCATTCCCCGCGCCGCGCGCCGTGGATCCTTGGCCGGACGTTCGCACGACACTCGGCTATGGAAACTGGATGGGACTGCCCGAGGTGTCGGTGCCGACTGGGCTGGGCGCGGATGGTATGCCCGCCGGAAACATTTCTTTCGTCGGACTGCCCGGACGCGACGCGCGGTTGCTCGCGCTCGCCCATGCGTACGAGCGCAAATCGTCGAGGTTTGTCGCTCCGCCCGCGCCGACTCCGCGCGGATAGTTTGCGTCAGACCGGCTGCGCGAGTCCCGCGGCCGATCGTCCGTGCGGGTCCTGCGTCGCTCGAATCTCGTTGACCATCTCGAGCGCCGGCTTCGAGGCCGTCGGCAGCCGCCGAAGCCGGCATCAAGAACGAGCCTGGCGTCACACGACCCGCTTCGAGCGCTTCGACGAGCGCCACGGGGACGGTCGCCGCGCTCATGTTGCCGTATTTCTGAACCGTGAGCATGACCTTCTCCATCGGCACGCCCGCGTATTTCGCCACGGCGATTCGCACATCGCCGCGACATCACACGGAAGGTACCCGCACTACAGCTCGCCGTTCAGTTCCTGACGACGCTGATGACCCGAATCACTCCGTCGCTCATGTTGCTCAGCACCCACGCCTGGCCCTTTGCCGCGCGAAAGGTCCCTCCCACCCATCTCGGGCCGCCACCCACCACGAGCTTCTGTTTTGCGTCCGCGGAATCGAGCGCGATCACCCAAGCCGCCCCCCCCTTCGCGCCGGCGCTCGGCCGCAATGTGCCGCCCGGGTCGATTTCGTGGAGGCTTACCGTGATCTCGTCCGTGACGAACGCGGGATGTTCCCTCCCGCCGGAGAAACGAGCCTTCTGGCCGGTCGACGACTGGTGGCAGTCGAGCGGCTTTTCCGAGACAGCCGCCTCGCAGAGGTTGCGGACGCCGGTCTGCGGTTCGAGCAGCTCGACGGTGATATTGTCGAACGGCGCATTGCCGGGATTGCGGGCGATGTGAGCGAATTTTCCAAAACTGTAGTGGAACGCGAGGTCGGCGGACGCGACCGTGGCGTCGGGGTTGCCCGGCCGCACGTTGACCAGCGTGCTCGGTCCGAGCGAAATCCAGAAATAGTCGGGGTCGTGCTCGTGCAGCAGCGTCGTGTCGTGAGCTGGAACGCGCACGCGCAGCACCCGAATCACCGAGTCCTCGTAGACGAGATGGTGGTGCGGCTCTCGCTGCGCCATCACGGCGCCAGGAATCGATTGCGAGAGCGCGAGACACGGCGCGGCGGCGGAGGCGACGACCAGGACGAACACGGCCGTGCGCGGCTTGCAGAGTTGTCTGAACGACATGAGGAGCCTCGCGGAAAGAAATCGCGCCGGCGTTCGGCCGGCGCGATGATCTCGGAGGCGGCGCGGTCGCTCAGCGATTCAGCCAGTAGGACAGCTTCACCAAGAACGTGTTCGCCGGATGCAACCGCATCAAGTCCTGGACATCGCCGGAGAAGTCCCGCGCGCCTTGCGTCGGGAGCGATCCCTGGCGCCCCTCATTCCAGACGAGAAAGAGCGTCGATCCCGGCCGGTACTCCCAGCGGAACACGAGGTTCGACTGGAACTCCTTGAAGTTGAAGCCGCCCGGATTGTTCGTGACCGACGTGTCGCCGTACGCCGCGTACCGATCGTCGTAGTCGGCGGCTCTCGGCGTGCTCGATAGTTGCCGGATGTTCGAGTAGGTGCCCTTCGAGATGAACGGCTGCGTGTACGCCTGGAGCGAGACGTTCGGCGAGAACGTGTAGTTCAACCGAATCGTCGCCGACGTGGTCGTCTGGTTGAGATGCGCGAAGGTGTAGTGCGTCGCCTTCACCGAATCGGTGAAGTTGCCGTACCACTGATTGTCCGACCTGTTGCGCGCGTAGTTGACCGAGAACGCCGAGCTGAAACGGCCGTGCACCTTGTAGTCGATCTCGGGGCCCGCGTTCCATGAATGACTCCGTCCGCCGGAGCCCACGAACCAGTTCGCGTTGAAATACGGGACGATCGACTTCTTGTCGTCACCGTTGAGGAACATCCACGGCGCGAGGTAGCCGTCCTGTCGCACCGCGGGGCCACCGCGCGAGGAACGGTCGTCGTATGTGGTGCCGAGCTGGCCGAGTGTGCCGCCGAAGTGCACGCCCATGTTGTTGCGGAGCGTGATGTGGGTGTTCGTGTTGTACGCGGCCTCGAGCGGAAGGCCGTCGGTGGTCCAATACTGCCACCAGTTGTTGTTCCACTGGATGCGATTCGTGAACGTGCGCTGCTTCCGGTCGAAGAAGCCGAACCAGTTGTTCCACGACTGTTGGTCGGCGCGGCGCA containing:
- a CDS encoding amidase, whose product is MSPTRREALVELSALLAIPLVRWPERLADPLAGTIVEYQAGRARRDWSAAEVTKQALDRANALNGWLRAIDELSPTALDDARASDARARSGSLRGPLDGVPVFAKAIYDMNGLPTTGSSAAWARLFPGAVTSDAIEVARMRAAGAIVLGKTAADDFAYHGNGTSSLTGQVRNPYDPAGVKTPGGSSAGSAVSVACGIAFAALGTDDGGSNRIPAQFCGIVGMKPTFGLVPRTGVIPTWPYLDTHGPLARHVADAALLLDAIAGPDASDGLALTAPWTRGALAALDDDALSGARLGLVDAHVPRAQMSAESLAVFDRAVADLRAAGAVVESCAPTVTRANVRDLFARLAKDRSDVTPNADSPAATANALYRYFQTHGGDARADVERGLAPYRAFYDVLPKEWADMARLIDQPYERDPAGVSFARSREAAVAQLAATFREQRIDAMVYPTMPFPAPRAVDPWPDVRTTLGYGNWMGLPEVSVPTGLGADGMPAGNISFVGLPGRDARLLALAHAYERKSSRFVAPPAPTPRG